The following proteins come from a genomic window of Vallitaleaceae bacterium 9-2:
- a CDS encoding AraC family transcriptional regulator, translated as MKSKNAKFLRKLVFLYSTIILTILITGVYLYNLSIENVSKEIKAQNHFMLEKTIHDMDSSLRRMEILAGQMVENSNIVYLANQGNNQAQDFYLRAYHAMDDLSVYGLTQATLPINDAYIYLRDPNFFLSSSIFQESYFFYVQKYTPTYYNDFMQLVNDGALNYQFIALDDYKRSGASVYLYMMPLENYTLKNIPASLCFEIDHNKLSNIFSELHTYDDGFVFVTDSNNRPIFTLSQHDDNAVSKALEADLLKLHDAQGISEATINEHQMLITNSRSTYNDWNYFLVQPKDDALYSLNQYRNIFFSILGLSLLISVFLFLFLSRTSMKRFTQLGTELENTLTHQEHLQELVENQKPLIMDTYLHKIIEGNISRAEELAYAQEYLDIPSNNQKFAILHLVIYLSQYELQVDNSMVTGPDTLHHKEIIEDALLDYFDEPPYILSINEREYTLLLSCPLTTSKEESTSYIKQQFLALHDDLIKNYSIWTFAGLGDWNEGLMPTWKSFQQAKQAISYTTKKSPMKIYQSITEKSPGFYYPIELTRQLTNFVTTGNTSQILEIFEVIRHENMEVRSLPIHMIQYLLTDIRNTLFKIRFDIKGNEEHADALQAIDSLFDQHMSLKLCEDIALHLGTLFEKKTSNNDLIKTIQEYIDANFEDPSLCLSKIADEFPISESYFSYLFKEEMGINFSNYLERKRMERATLLLKDTSLTIQEIYQQVGYNSPHTFRRVFKKIYGMSPNQARKEL; from the coding sequence ATGAAGTCAAAAAATGCAAAGTTTTTACGTAAGCTTGTTTTTTTATATAGCACAATTATTTTGACAATTTTAATCACCGGTGTTTATCTATATAACTTGAGCATCGAAAATGTCAGCAAGGAAATCAAAGCCCAAAACCATTTTATGCTTGAAAAAACTATCCACGATATGGATTCTTCATTACGTCGAATGGAAATACTCGCCGGGCAAATGGTTGAAAATTCTAATATCGTATATTTAGCTAATCAAGGGAATAATCAGGCCCAAGATTTCTATTTGCGTGCCTATCATGCAATGGATGATTTGTCTGTCTATGGGCTAACCCAAGCCACTCTCCCAATTAATGATGCCTACATTTATTTAAGGGATCCTAATTTTTTCTTATCATCAAGCATTTTTCAAGAAAGCTATTTTTTCTATGTGCAAAAATATACACCGACCTACTATAACGATTTTATGCAGCTCGTCAATGACGGAGCCCTTAATTATCAGTTTATCGCGTTGGACGACTACAAACGTAGCGGAGCATCCGTATATTTGTATATGATGCCTCTAGAAAACTATACTCTAAAAAACATTCCTGCTTCTTTGTGCTTTGAAATTGACCACAACAAGTTATCCAACATATTCTCAGAGCTTCATACCTATGACGATGGTTTTGTCTTTGTAACTGACAGCAATAATCGTCCTATTTTTACGTTAAGTCAACATGATGACAACGCAGTCTCTAAGGCGCTTGAAGCTGATTTACTTAAACTTCATGACGCACAGGGCATCTCAGAAGCGACCATCAACGAACACCAGATGTTAATTACCAACAGTCGTTCTACCTACAATGACTGGAATTATTTTTTAGTCCAACCCAAAGACGACGCTCTATACTCTCTTAATCAATATCGCAATATTTTCTTTAGTATTTTAGGTCTTTCATTGCTCATTAGTGTGTTCCTTTTTCTTTTCTTATCCAGAACAAGTATGAAACGGTTTACACAGTTAGGGACAGAATTAGAAAATACGTTAACACATCAAGAACACTTACAAGAACTTGTTGAAAATCAAAAACCACTGATCATGGATACCTATCTGCACAAAATCATTGAAGGTAACATCTCACGTGCTGAAGAGCTTGCCTATGCTCAGGAATATTTGGACATCCCTAGCAACAACCAAAAATTTGCCATTTTGCACTTAGTCATCTACCTAAGTCAGTATGAACTGCAAGTCGATAATTCCATGGTAACCGGTCCCGATACACTCCATCACAAGGAAATCATCGAAGATGCCCTGTTAGACTACTTTGACGAGCCCCCATACATACTAAGTATCAACGAACGAGAGTACACGCTTTTATTAAGCTGTCCTTTAACGACATCTAAAGAAGAGTCCACAAGCTATATCAAACAGCAGTTTCTTGCCTTGCACGATGACCTTATCAAAAATTATTCCATTTGGACCTTTGCAGGCCTTGGGGACTGGAATGAAGGGCTGATGCCGACTTGGAAATCCTTCCAACAAGCCAAGCAAGCCATTAGCTACACAACCAAGAAAAGCCCTATGAAAATATATCAATCAATTACTGAAAAGTCTCCCGGATTTTATTATCCTATAGAATTAACACGCCAACTCACCAATTTTGTCACGACAGGAAATACCAGTCAAATTCTAGAAATTTTTGAAGTGATTCGTCATGAAAATATGGAAGTTCGTTCACTCCCGATACATATGATTCAATATCTTCTTACCGATATTCGTAACACTTTATTCAAAATCCGCTTTGATATCAAAGGGAATGAAGAACATGCCGACGCTTTACAAGCTATTGATTCCTTGTTCGACCAGCATATGTCGTTAAAACTTTGTGAAGACATTGCACTTCACCTTGGAACACTTTTTGAAAAGAAAACAAGCAACAACGATCTCATCAAAACCATTCAAGAATATATTGATGCAAACTTTGAAGACCCATCCCTTTGCTTAAGTAAAATCGCTGACGAATTTCCTATTTCCGAGAGTTACTTTTCTTATCTGTTCAAAGAAGAAATGGGCATCAATTTTTCAAACTACCTAGAACGAAAACGTATGGAACGCGCCACCTTGTTATTAAAAGACACCTCGTTAACCATTCAAGAAATCTATCAGCAAGTTGGCTACAACAGCCCCCATACCTTCCGACGTGTATTTAAAAAGATCTATGGTATGTCACCAAATCAAGCTCGAAAGGAACTTTAG
- a CDS encoding ABC transporter ATP-binding protein, whose translation MRKKRTEDIILESFRQHRHKPSRILVGMFKGNYYRFALSGLFYMIKHSPAWVMPIVIANIVNAVMYTSEKPEQTIFLNALVISVLVLLNIPMNYLHIHFSSTAVRTVEGGLRSALINKLQQLSIRFHKNVQSGRIQSKVIRDVEAVQMLSSQIFVTLLNITINISIALVITALKNRVVFLFFLLTIPVASLTIVFFRKRIRQQNHLFRKEVETTSARVMDMQAMIPVTKAHGLEKLEMRRMKEIVEKVSEEGYRLDIIQANFGSVSWAIFQIFQIGALIFTGFMVLKGRIPGGDIVLYQSYFTTIVAQVSSLIMLLPTMAKGLESISSIEEVLNDDDTEDNSGKLIVEGVNGDFTFNDVHFKYQASQEHVLHGINLDIKAGETVAFVGESGAGKSTILNLLIGFELPTQGQLMVDGTPIDAINLRTYRKHIAVVPQQTILFSGSIRDNITYGMQSVSDEKVQWAIRAANLESLVRELPEGLDTKVGEHGNKLSGGQRQRIAIARALIRNPQVILFDEATSALDSVSESLIVEAMDQLIKGRTTFMVAHRLSTIRGADKICVLDHGHIVEIGSYEELMAKKGAFYHMKSMQS comes from the coding sequence ATGCGCAAAAAACGTACGGAAGATATTATTCTAGAAAGTTTTAGACAACATCGGCATAAGCCGAGTCGTATACTTGTTGGTATGTTTAAAGGGAATTATTATCGATTTGCACTTTCGGGACTGTTTTATATGATTAAACATAGCCCGGCATGGGTAATGCCCATTGTCATTGCTAATATTGTCAATGCAGTCATGTATACATCCGAAAAGCCGGAACAGACAATTTTTCTAAATGCATTGGTGATTTCGGTTTTGGTTCTCCTAAATATTCCGATGAATTATTTACATATTCATTTTAGTTCTACCGCAGTTCGGACAGTAGAAGGTGGACTTCGAAGTGCGCTTATTAACAAATTACAACAATTATCCATACGGTTTCATAAGAATGTTCAATCGGGAAGAATTCAATCCAAGGTTATACGTGATGTTGAGGCGGTGCAAATGCTGTCATCGCAAATTTTTGTCACACTTTTAAATATTACGATTAATATTTCTATTGCACTTGTGATTACTGCTCTAAAAAATCGTGTTGTTTTTTTGTTCTTTTTATTAACGATACCGGTTGCATCTTTAACCATCGTCTTTTTTAGAAAAAGGATACGTCAACAAAATCACCTCTTTAGAAAAGAGGTAGAGACAACATCAGCTAGAGTGATGGACATGCAAGCCATGATTCCTGTGACCAAGGCACATGGATTGGAAAAGCTTGAGATGCGCCGTATGAAAGAAATCGTTGAAAAAGTCTCCGAAGAAGGCTATCGACTCGATATCATTCAAGCGAATTTTGGATCGGTTAGTTGGGCGATTTTTCAGATTTTTCAAATCGGTGCGTTGATTTTTACCGGATTCATGGTGTTAAAAGGGCGGATACCCGGAGGAGATATCGTTCTGTATCAAAGCTATTTTACGACCATTGTAGCACAAGTATCCTCATTGATTATGTTGTTGCCAACGATGGCAAAAGGCTTAGAGTCAATCAGCAGTATTGAAGAAGTACTTAATGATGATGACACGGAAGATAATTCAGGTAAACTGATTGTAGAAGGGGTCAACGGAGACTTTACATTTAATGATGTCCACTTTAAGTACCAAGCATCACAAGAGCATGTGCTTCACGGGATTAACTTAGATATCAAAGCTGGGGAGACAGTCGCTTTTGTAGGAGAATCAGGGGCAGGAAAATCGACCATCCTAAACTTGTTAATCGGTTTTGAACTCCCAACACAGGGACAACTTATGGTTGACGGGACACCCATTGATGCCATTAATTTAAGAACCTACAGAAAACATATTGCCGTCGTGCCTCAGCAGACGATTCTATTTTCTGGAAGTATTCGCGACAATATCACCTATGGGATGCAATCTGTAAGTGATGAAAAGGTTCAGTGGGCAATTCGTGCAGCAAATCTAGAAAGCCTGGTTCGTGAATTGCCGGAAGGATTGGATACCAAAGTCGGAGAGCATGGTAATAAGCTGTCTGGTGGACAGCGCCAACGTATTGCCATTGCAAGAGCGCTGATTCGTAATCCACAGGTTATCTTGTTTGATGAAGCGACGTCGGCACTTGACAGTGTATCCGAATCCTTGATTGTGGAAGCGATGGACCAATTAATAAAAGGGCGAACCACATTTATGGTCGCCCATCGGCTGTCAACAATTCGCGGAGCAGATAAGATTTGTGTTTTGGATCATGGACATATTGTAGAGATAGGTTCTTACGAGGAATTGATGGCAAAAAAAGGCGCTTTTTATCATATGAAAAGCATGCAAAGTTAA
- a CDS encoding family 43 glycosylhydrolase gives MIEQVIINEEIDKLKSILEQAPELIEKYTTDNIPLPFVAAKTGNLEMVKYIVEYSRASMNTKDAKYRSILHYGTMSGNLEVVRYLVEKVGMSPVEGDQELITPFDIARAKGLTEIEAYYEKICGASIDQMYRNPIRRGMYPDPSIVRVDDDYYMVNSSFIYFPCIPISHSKDLVHWNVIGYAITNPQWAELDDLEGGRGYWAPDISYYKGRFYITATYRLNDTGTVYRKQMVTSSAQPQGPYDKPVFIDEDGIDPSIFNDDDGRRYMLLNRGARIFELSADATKKISEARLLYYGDQKRAPEGPHLIKRDGYYYLFLAEGGTGPGHRITVSRAKSLDDNFIPCPYNPIMRQWLEDAPIQRCGHGKPVQTQAGEWYMVYLCGRSLEGYTMLGRETALDPISWTPDGWPIVNQLQGPSTLQIKPSIRGAITQQRIETVNTDFIDDDHKLSKDWVFPRPPEVDGVFINGRQIVLKGSQDELHMKEAKNILLRRQTEFDFCASVVMENTKLRQKQNAGLICYYDENTWLKFGLFHDRIMGNQLSVVEHVGHQQTVALEQVNVADTVKRIKLKVVTKGLKRFFYYQLDDGKLQLLTGLDNVYYLSDEGIKQGKRFTGAMVGVYAYGGKTELLVPFEKFHYGLDTQTYL, from the coding sequence ATGATTGAACAAGTTATTATCAATGAAGAAATAGACAAACTAAAGTCTATTCTTGAACAAGCACCGGAACTCATCGAAAAATATACAACAGACAATATTCCATTGCCATTTGTTGCGGCAAAGACGGGGAATCTGGAGATGGTGAAGTATATCGTAGAATATTCCCGCGCAAGCATGAATACAAAAGATGCCAAATACCGTTCGATTCTTCACTATGGAACCATGTCAGGCAATCTTGAGGTGGTTCGCTATCTTGTTGAGAAGGTAGGTATGTCTCCGGTTGAAGGAGATCAAGAGTTGATAACGCCTTTTGATATTGCTAGAGCAAAGGGACTGACGGAGATAGAAGCTTATTATGAGAAGATTTGCGGTGCATCTATTGATCAGATGTATCGCAATCCTATACGTCGTGGAATGTATCCGGATCCTTCAATTGTTCGTGTCGACGATGATTATTATATGGTAAATTCAAGTTTTATTTACTTTCCCTGTATCCCTATATCCCACTCAAAAGATTTGGTTCATTGGAATGTCATCGGATATGCGATTACAAATCCACAGTGGGCTGAATTAGATGATTTAGAAGGTGGGCGTGGTTATTGGGCGCCGGATATATCTTATTATAAGGGACGATTTTATATTACAGCAACCTATCGATTAAATGATACTGGAACGGTTTATCGAAAGCAGATGGTGACGTCATCTGCCCAACCTCAAGGACCGTATGATAAGCCTGTCTTTATTGACGAAGATGGTATTGATCCATCGATTTTTAATGATGATGATGGGCGTCGATATATGCTTTTAAATCGGGGAGCGCGTATTTTTGAATTGAGTGCAGATGCAACGAAGAAAATATCTGAGGCTAGATTACTCTATTATGGAGATCAAAAACGTGCGCCGGAAGGACCACATTTAATTAAGCGTGATGGATATTATTATTTGTTCCTTGCCGAAGGCGGGACAGGACCCGGACATAGAATTACCGTGTCTCGTGCCAAAAGCTTGGATGACAACTTTATACCATGTCCTTATAATCCAATTATGCGTCAGTGGCTGGAAGATGCGCCGATTCAACGCTGTGGTCATGGTAAACCGGTTCAAACACAAGCAGGAGAATGGTACATGGTGTATTTATGTGGCCGTTCTTTAGAAGGATATACAATGTTAGGCCGTGAAACTGCCCTTGATCCTATCTCTTGGACACCTGATGGATGGCCAATTGTAAATCAGCTTCAGGGACCGAGCACATTGCAAATTAAGCCATCTATTCGCGGGGCAATAACGCAACAAAGGATAGAAACAGTCAATACCGATTTTATTGATGATGACCATAAACTAAGCAAAGACTGGGTTTTCCCAAGACCGCCTGAGGTGGATGGAGTGTTCATCAATGGTCGACAAATCGTTCTTAAGGGAAGCCAGGATGAGCTTCATATGAAAGAAGCTAAAAATATCCTATTGCGCCGTCAGACAGAATTTGACTTTTGTGCATCCGTTGTTATGGAAAATACCAAGTTACGGCAAAAGCAGAATGCCGGACTAATATGCTATTATGATGAAAACACATGGCTCAAATTTGGTTTGTTTCATGACCGTATTATGGGAAATCAGCTATCGGTAGTTGAACATGTGGGGCATCAGCAGACCGTTGCATTAGAACAGGTAAATGTAGCAGATACGGTAAAACGCATAAAGCTTAAAGTGGTCACAAAAGGATTAAAACGTTTCTTTTATTATCAATTGGATGATGGAAAACTTCAATTATTAACAGGACTTGACAACGTCTATTATTTAAGTGATGAAGGTATTAAGCAAGGAAAACGCTTCACAGGAGCGATGGTGGGAGTATATGCTTATGGAGGAAAGACAGAGCTTTTAGTTCCTTTTGAAAAATTCCACTATGGTCTTGATACTCAAACCTATTTATGA
- a CDS encoding glycoside hydrolase family 28 protein: MILKETKATCRSISIELENTSCVYAPFDYEVYVNNTLVIRQTNKNVISLFDLCPSTSYDICIKQTKTQEVLEFSVTTKAESVRLNVQSFGAKGDGKQLDSIYIQAAIAACPQHGTVYIPKGNYVCTPIFLKSDITLELDEHAVLLGHTDRLLYPILPGYTMTSDEKDEYYLGTWEGNPLDSFASLITGINVENVAIIGRGTLNGNGCESDWWQEPKRRRGAWRPRTLFLNQCNHIMVHGITVKNSPSWTVHPYFSSHLEFVDMHIENPKDSPNTDGLDPESCDHVEIIGVHFSVGDDCIALKAGKLYMGKKRKTPSKDITIRNCHMQHGHGAVVIGSEMSGGVWDVCVERCIFEKTDRGLRIKTRRGRGEQGRIDNIIFRNIQMEQVLTPFVMNMFYFCDPDGKTEYVWSKEKLPVTQETPYLGQFLFENIHCNNSHVAAGFFAGLPEQPIEKIHMKNVFVGFSEEATKEVPAMMSFIEPVTKQGIVAQYVSELILEQVDMQGIIGEKYTMEQVDTLRH, from the coding sequence ATGATACTTAAAGAAACCAAAGCAACATGTCGTAGCATAAGTATTGAACTTGAAAATACTTCATGTGTTTATGCACCATTTGATTATGAAGTCTATGTAAACAACACATTAGTGATTAGGCAAACAAATAAAAATGTCATCAGTCTGTTTGATTTATGTCCAAGTACCTCTTATGACATCTGCATAAAGCAAACCAAAACACAGGAAGTACTTGAATTTTCAGTGACAACCAAAGCGGAAAGTGTTCGATTAAATGTACAAAGTTTTGGCGCTAAAGGGGATGGTAAGCAGCTTGATTCTATATATATTCAAGCTGCGATTGCTGCCTGCCCTCAACATGGGACTGTCTATATTCCTAAGGGGAACTACGTCTGTACACCGATTTTTCTAAAAAGTGATATAACGCTTGAGCTTGATGAACATGCGGTATTATTAGGGCATACGGATCGCTTGTTATATCCGATTTTACCGGGATATACGATGACCAGTGATGAAAAAGATGAGTACTATCTCGGAACATGGGAAGGAAATCCGCTTGACAGCTTCGCCAGCTTGATTACAGGTATCAATGTGGAGAATGTAGCGATTATCGGAAGAGGAACACTTAACGGAAATGGATGTGAAAGCGATTGGTGGCAAGAACCAAAGCGCCGACGTGGTGCATGGCGGCCGCGAACACTGTTTTTAAATCAGTGTAATCACATTATGGTACATGGAATCACAGTAAAAAATTCACCTTCATGGACAGTACATCCTTACTTTAGTTCTCATCTTGAGTTTGTCGATATGCACATTGAAAATCCAAAAGATTCACCCAATACGGATGGTCTGGATCCAGAATCATGTGATCATGTTGAGATTATTGGAGTACATTTTTCGGTTGGAGATGATTGTATTGCGCTTAAAGCCGGCAAGTTATATATGGGAAAAAAAAGAAAGACACCATCTAAGGATATCACGATTCGCAATTGCCATATGCAACATGGACACGGTGCAGTCGTGATTGGCTCAGAAATGTCGGGAGGCGTTTGGGATGTTTGTGTGGAGCGATGCATCTTTGAAAAAACCGATCGGGGGCTACGCATAAAGACGCGTCGTGGCCGTGGTGAGCAGGGACGTATCGACAATATTATATTTCGAAACATTCAAATGGAGCAAGTATTGACACCATTTGTGATGAATATGTTCTATTTTTGTGATCCGGACGGCAAGACAGAATATGTCTGGTCAAAGGAAAAATTACCGGTGACACAAGAGACGCCTTATCTAGGACAGTTCTTATTTGAAAATATTCATTGTAACAACAGCCATGTGGCGGCAGGTTTTTTTGCAGGACTTCCTGAACAACCGATTGAAAAGATACATATGAAAAATGTCTTTGTTGGCTTTAGCGAAGAGGCGACAAAGGAGGTTCCGGCAATGATGAGCTTTATTGAGCCTGTAACCAAACAAGGGATTGTTGCTCAATATGTGTCAGAGCTTATTCTTGAACAGGTGGATATGCAAGGTATTATTGGAGAAAAATATACAATGGAACAGGTAGATACACTTAGACACTAA
- a CDS encoding serine hydrolase, translated as MTFCSQSPESVGIASKDVLTLLTTLEDAKIPMHSLLIYRHGALVTEGYYAPYKKETLHRLFSVTKSLVCVAIGELISRGHLCLSDPICDYFSDYVTKDTHPYIKSMTIEHLLKMETCHRATTYKHDASLNWVQSFFTTPPSHRPGSHFNYDTSSSHTLGALVKRISGKNVLDYLRETFLHGTDFSPDAYILNDPFGEAMGGSGLMARPIDLLIFAQKVMMERTDNPYLRDATSNLTSTLYQTNSIEEQQGYGYQFWQLRHEGYACFGMGGQYALCYPKHDLIVVTTADTQGLKEGNATIIKAVYDHIVRPLSQAPLPKNLSTYQQLCQRLNHLSIDHPVENCTQAFHNRYALATNTSGFHHVTLDIDPVKNQGILSFEQDQEVFDIPFGFDHGIVSTIARYHQRVFSYGHNLCTNQLHIKTHLIDACIGSIDFHLTFHKDKRLSIFIKKIEETLFHEFNGYFESI; from the coding sequence ATGACATTTTGCTCTCAATCCCCTGAATCTGTTGGCATCGCATCCAAGGATGTTTTAACGCTCTTAACAACACTGGAAGATGCCAAGATTCCCATGCATAGTTTATTGATTTATCGCCACGGTGCCCTCGTCACTGAAGGTTACTATGCACCCTATAAAAAAGAAACGCTCCATCGCCTGTTTTCTGTAACAAAATCCTTAGTTTGTGTTGCTATTGGTGAACTCATATCCCGTGGACACCTTTGCCTTTCTGACCCTATCTGTGATTATTTTTCAGATTATGTAACCAAAGATACGCATCCCTATATTAAATCGATGACAATTGAGCACCTTCTCAAAATGGAAACATGTCACCGTGCAACTACTTATAAGCATGATGCAAGTCTCAATTGGGTCCAGAGCTTCTTTACAACACCACCTAGCCATCGCCCCGGCAGTCATTTTAATTATGACACGTCCTCAAGCCATACATTAGGGGCCCTTGTTAAGCGTATCAGCGGTAAAAATGTTCTCGATTATCTTCGAGAGACTTTTTTGCATGGCACCGATTTTAGTCCTGACGCTTATATTCTAAACGATCCTTTTGGCGAGGCTATGGGCGGCTCCGGATTAATGGCCCGTCCTATAGACCTTTTGATTTTTGCACAAAAAGTTATGATGGAACGTACAGATAATCCCTACCTGCGTGATGCAACATCCAATCTTACCTCAACGCTCTACCAGACGAACTCTATTGAAGAGCAACAAGGATATGGCTATCAGTTTTGGCAACTTCGCCATGAAGGATACGCCTGCTTTGGAATGGGTGGTCAATATGCTTTATGCTATCCTAAACATGATCTTATTGTTGTAACTACAGCGGATACCCAAGGGCTTAAAGAAGGCAATGCCACTATTATCAAGGCTGTTTATGACCATATTGTACGTCCATTAAGTCAGGCACCGCTCCCAAAAAACCTCTCGACTTATCAACAATTGTGTCAGCGATTAAACCACTTATCCATAGATCACCCTGTTGAAAACTGTACTCAAGCATTCCACAACCGCTACGCACTCGCCACGAATACCTCTGGTTTTCACCATGTCACACTTGATATTGATCCAGTCAAAAACCAAGGTATATTAAGCTTTGAACAAGATCAAGAGGTTTTTGATATTCCTTTTGGATTTGACCATGGCATCGTATCGACTATAGCAAGATATCATCAGCGGGTATTTTCCTATGGACACAACTTATGCACAAATCAATTACATATCAAAACACATCTTATTGATGCGTGTATAGGTTCCATCGATTTCCATCTGACTTTTCATAAAGACAAACGCCTCTCCATCTTTATAAAAAAGATTGAAGAGACGCTCTTTCATGAATTCAACGGCTATTTTGAGAGCATATAG
- a CDS encoding glycoside hydrolase 43 family protein has product MMIKNEYKNPIINADYSDPDVIRVGDTYYMTASSFNYTPGLPILVSKDLVHWELKNYAIQNIDYPMYAKPAHAKGVWAPAIRYYDGFFWIFYGMPDEGIFMVKTQDPLDQWSEPYLLLEGKGYIDPCPFWDGDRAYVIHGYAKSRIGFKSYLGIFEMSLDATKVLSDDTFLFDGTKTQITIEGPKVYKRDGYYYIFAPAGGVTQGWQTVLRSRDIMGPYEEKIVLEQGSTPVNGPHQGGWVEAPNGSHWFIHFQDRGIYGRVVHLQPMRWEDYWPVMGNHGEPVLSYPMPFGPSSSQQKIGTSDDFSGKSLGLQWQWFGNHRPEFYTLDTLNSELHLHCFNGPNLWETPNVLTQKFMYDSFEATIVMDYKDLEIGSQAGCVILGGQYTYLAVKKSEEGVHVVHGISSGNGNTRQEKIVETIQLNLDTTKIHLSICLKQVDGEHQIRMGYAQDGERSIACKTLFTPSDDTWVGSKIGLYAIGKQGNAKFDSIEVVPND; this is encoded by the coding sequence ATGATGATAAAAAACGAATATAAAAACCCAATAATTAATGCGGATTATTCGGACCCGGATGTGATTCGAGTAGGCGATACGTATTATATGACAGCATCAAGCTTTAACTATACACCTGGATTACCTATACTGGTATCCAAGGATTTGGTACACTGGGAACTTAAAAACTATGCCATACAAAACATTGACTATCCAATGTATGCCAAACCGGCCCATGCTAAAGGTGTATGGGCACCGGCGATACGGTATTATGATGGATTTTTTTGGATTTTTTATGGCATGCCGGATGAAGGTATCTTTATGGTCAAAACCCAAGACCCTCTAGATCAGTGGAGTGAGCCATACCTGTTACTTGAAGGGAAGGGATATATTGACCCATGTCCGTTTTGGGATGGAGACCGGGCATATGTCATTCATGGATATGCCAAGAGTCGTATTGGATTTAAAAGCTATCTAGGAATTTTTGAGATGTCTCTTGATGCAACAAAAGTATTAAGTGATGATACCTTTTTATTTGATGGAACTAAAACCCAGATAACGATTGAAGGTCCAAAAGTCTACAAACGTGATGGGTATTACTATATATTTGCACCAGCCGGAGGCGTAACGCAAGGGTGGCAAACGGTTCTTAGAAGTCGAGATATTATGGGGCCCTATGAAGAAAAAATCGTCTTGGAACAAGGTTCAACACCGGTTAACGGTCCTCATCAAGGAGGATGGGTTGAAGCGCCAAATGGTAGTCATTGGTTCATTCATTTTCAAGACCGAGGAATTTATGGGAGAGTTGTTCACTTACAACCGATGCGATGGGAGGACTATTGGCCGGTGATGGGTAATCATGGAGAACCGGTGCTATCTTATCCTATGCCATTTGGGCCCTCGTCTTCACAGCAAAAGATAGGGACATCCGATGATTTTAGCGGTAAGTCTTTAGGGTTACAGTGGCAATGGTTTGGTAACCACCGACCGGAGTTTTACACCTTAGATACACTAAATTCAGAACTGCACCTGCATTGTTTTAATGGACCCAACCTATGGGAGACACCTAATGTGTTGACACAGAAGTTTATGTATGACAGCTTTGAGGCAACCATTGTGATGGACTATAAAGACCTTGAGATAGGGTCACAAGCAGGATGTGTGATTCTTGGCGGTCAGTATACCTATCTTGCAGTGAAAAAAAGTGAAGAAGGAGTGCATGTAGTCCATGGGATTTCTTCAGGGAATGGAAATACACGCCAAGAAAAGATAGTAGAAACAATACAGCTGAACTTAGATACAACAAAAATTCATCTGTCGATTTGTCTAAAACAAGTGGATGGTGAGCATCAGATAAGGATGGGATATGCACAAGATGGAGAAAGAAGCATAGCATGTAAAACCCTCTTTACACCATCGGATGATACATGGGTAGGATCAAAAATCGGGCTTTATGCAATAGGAAAACAGGGAAATGCCAAGTTTGACAGTATAGAGGTGGTGCCAAATGATTGA